The genomic DNA CGGCTACTATGACGCGTTTCGAAAACTCAAACCCCCTGGATAACGTTCCACCTCCGTGTCGACCTCCGCGCCGCGCATGCTTGTCAGTTACACCACAGCAGGAGCCGGGCATCGCCGAGCCGCCGAAGCGATGGCGCAGGCCTTAGCGCGTTTAATACCGGACGCCGACATTGTCTGCCACGACGCGTTAAAGTGCACCCCGCTGTGGTGGCGCTGGAGCTATCCGCGCACGTACTATTATTTAGTGCGAGCGACAGCCTGGCTGTGGGCGCTCGCGTTTCGTTGCCTGGATCACCCCATCGGCTATGCGATCTGGCAGCCCATCAGGCGACAGGGGAATCTCATCATGGCCTGGCGGTGGCTGCGAGAGCTTCAGCAGCATCCGCCGCAGCTCATCGTCGTGACGCATTTTTTCCCCTGCGATGTCATCAGCACGGCAAAGCGCGCCGGGTGGCTGCGCGCTCCGCTCGTCGTGGTGGTCACGGATTTCCACCCCCACGCGTTTTGGCTCTCCCGCGAGGCCGAGGCCTACATCTGCTCAACCGAGCAGGGGGCGCGCACGCTGGTGGCTCGCGGCATTCCGGCCGACCGGATCCATGTGCTCGGGATTCCCATTGATCGCCGCTTCGCCGAGATCCGCGACCGCGAGGCGATCCGGCGGCAGGTGGGGCTCTCCGGCGGCCGGCGCACGATCCTCATCACGAGCGGGGGAGCTACCGTCGGGCCGTTTGAGGCGGTCGTCCGCGCGCTCACGGCGCTTGAGCGCTGCTGGCCGGGCCGCATTCAGCTGCTCGTCGTCTGCGGCGAAAACACGAAAACGGCAGCGCGGCTGCGCGCCGCCGCGCGCCAAACATCCATGCCGGTGAAAGTCTTCGAATTTGTGGAGACGATGCCTGAGCTGATGGCGGCCAGCGACCTGATCGTCGCGAAGGCCGGCGGGCTGACCGTGACCGAAGCGATGGCCGCAGGCCTGCCGATGCTCATGTATCATGTCATTCCAGGTCAGGAGCAAGCGAATGCCCGCGCGCTCATCAACGCCGGAGCCGCCGTGCTCATCCGCGATCCGAAGCGCGTGGCGGAGACGGTTCGCCGGCTGTGCGAGGACCCCGGTCGGATGGCCGCGCTGCGCCAGGCGGCGCAGCGGCTGAGCCACCCGCATGCGGCCGATGACATCGTCGAGCAGGTGATCAAACCCTTGTTACAATCACCAATGACCAAATTCCAATGACCAAACAATCACCAATGACCGAATCACCAATGACCAAACAGACAGACTATTTGGTTATTCGGTCATTGGAACATTGGTTATTGTTTGGTTATTGGTGCTTGGTTATTGGTCATTGCTCAAGATCATGAGTGAACTTTCCCAGATGGCACGGCGGCTTCGGCAACATCTGGAAGGATTATCCGCCTTTGGGCTCAGGGAGATCCCAGCAGTTCGCGCCAACGAACGCTCCAAACAGGATGAGTTATCAGCACTGACTCAGGACGTCCTGCGCTGCCGCCGATGTCCCTTGTATCGCACCCGGACCCATGCCGTCATCAGCGACGGCAGCCCGCAGGCCGAGCTGGTGTTCGTGGGAGAAGCCCCGGGACGCGATGAAGATCTGCAGGGCAAACCGTTTGTGGGGGCCGCAGGACAGCTGCTGACGAAGATGATCGAGGCGATGGGGCTGCGGCGCGCGGACGTCTATATCTGCAATGTGCTGAAGGATCGCCCTCCTGGCAACCGCACGCCGCTGCCGGAGGAGGTGGACGCCTGCCGGCCGTTTTTGGAGCGGCAGCTCGCCATCATCCAACCGAAGGTGATTTGCGTGCTGGGGGCTGTGGCGGCCAAGGCGCTGTTAGGGCCGCACGTGGCGATCACCAAAATCCGCGGGCAGGTGCGCGACTATCAGGGGATCCCGCTGGTGCCCACGTTTCATCCGGCGTATCTGCTGCGCAATCCCCCCGCGAAGACGTTTGCCTGGACGGATCTCAAGCTCGTTAGAAAACTCCTTGTCCTCTGAGATGATTGCTGAAGTCGCCTTCAATTTGCCGCTGGACAAGACGTTCCACTACCTGATCCCCCCCTCGATGGATGCGGCAGCGCAGCCCGGCGCGCGCGTGGCCGCGCCATTCGGCCCGCGCTGGCTGGTGGGCTGCATCATCGCGCGCGTTGGCCAGAGTCCGATCGCTCACCTGAAGCCGATCCGCCGCGTGATCGATCCGATCCCGGTCATCGGCGATGAACGGTGGGAGTTGGCGCGCTGGCTGAGCCGGACCTACTACTGCAGCCTCGGCGAAGCGCTGGCGGCGATGGTGCCCAGTCAGCTGAGGATTCGCGCGCCCATAAGCTCGACCGATTCAGGGGGGCCGCCTGAGGCGGCGCGTGAGCCGCCAAAGCCTTTGACACCGGCTCAACAGCAGGCGTGGCAGACGATCGCCGGGGCACTTGCCGAGCGATCCGCCGCAGGTCCCCGGCCTCCGGTTGTGCTGTTGCATGGCGTGACCGGCTCAGGAAAAACCGAGCTCTATCTGCACGCCATCGCCAGCGTCATTGCCCAAGCCCAGGCCGCCATCTACGTGATTCCTGAGATTGCGCTCACCCCGCAGACAATCGCCCGTGTGCAGGGCCGTTTTGGCAGCCAGGTCGCAGTCTGGCATAGCCGGCTGACGTCTCGGCAGCGAGCCATCGCGTGGCAGCGCCTGGCGGCGGGGCGCGCGCGGATCGTCATCGGGGCGCGCTCCGCGGTGTTCGCCCCGGTGCCATCGTTGGGGCTGATCATCATCGATGAAGAGCAGGAGACGACGTACAAACAGCAGGACGTGCCCCGGTACCACACGCGGGAGGTCGCCGTGGCCCGCGCTCGATGCGTGAAGGCGGCCGTGCTGCTGGGTAGTGCTACGCCCTCGCTTGAAAGCTTCTTTGCGGCGACCCAAGGCCGCTACCGCTTGGCCACGCTGCCCGAGCGCATCGAGGGCCGCCCGCTGCCGCGCGTTGCGGTCGTCGATTTGCGAGAGGAGATGGCGAGCCGCCGCCGCATCGGCCCCTTCTCGCGCTTGCTGGCGCTTGCGCTCCAGGGGACGGTGGAGCGCGGCGAGCAGGCGATGCTGCTGCTCAATCGCCGCGGCTTCGCCCGGACGATTCAATGCCAGGCGTGCGGGGAGGTGGTGCGCTGTTCGCGTTGCGCTATCCCGGTTATTTACCACGCCTCCGCCGGAGTGCTGCGCTGCCATTACTGCAATGCGCATTACCCGCCCCCGGAGGCGTGCCCGGCCTGCCGAAAAGGCTCGTTGAGATTCCGAGGGTCAGGGACCGAGCGGGTCGAATCGGAATTGCACCGGCTTTTTCCCATGGCGTCCATCGCCCGGATGGATCGCGACACCACCGCAGCCCGCGACAGCCACCAGCGGATTTTTGAGGCGATCAGCCAAGAGCATGTGGGCGTGGTCGTTGGCACGCAAATGATCGCGAAGGGCCATGATTTTCCCTCGGTGACGCTCGTCGGCGTCATCTCAGCGGATACCTCGCTGAACCTGCCGGATTTTCGAGCGGGCGAGCGGACGTTCGATCTGCTCACGCAGATGGCCGGCCGGGCA from Candidatus Omnitrophota bacterium includes the following:
- a CDS encoding glycosyltransferase, coding for MSTSAPRMLVSYTTAGAGHRRAAEAMAQALARLIPDADIVCHDALKCTPLWWRWSYPRTYYYLVRATAWLWALAFRCLDHPIGYAIWQPIRRQGNLIMAWRWLRELQQHPPQLIVVTHFFPCDVISTAKRAGWLRAPLVVVVTDFHPHAFWLSREAEAYICSTEQGARTLVARGIPADRIHVLGIPIDRRFAEIRDREAIRRQVGLSGGRRTILITSGGATVGPFEAVVRALTALERCWPGRIQLLVVCGENTKTAARLRAAARQTSMPVKVFEFVETMPELMAASDLIVAKAGGLTVTEAMAAGLPMLMYHVIPGQEQANARALINAGAAVLIRDPKRVAETVRRLCEDPGRMAALRQAAQRLSHPHAADDIVEQVIKPLLQSPMTKFQ
- a CDS encoding uracil-DNA glycosylase; amino-acid sequence: MSELSQMARRLRQHLEGLSAFGLREIPAVRANERSKQDELSALTQDVLRCRRCPLYRTRTHAVISDGSPQAELVFVGEAPGRDEDLQGKPFVGAAGQLLTKMIEAMGLRRADVYICNVLKDRPPGNRTPLPEEVDACRPFLERQLAIIQPKVICVLGAVAAKALLGPHVAITKIRGQVRDYQGIPLVPTFHPAYLLRNPPAKTFAWTDLKLVRKLLVL
- the priA gene encoding primosomal protein N' produces the protein MIAEVAFNLPLDKTFHYLIPPSMDAAAQPGARVAAPFGPRWLVGCIIARVGQSPIAHLKPIRRVIDPIPVIGDERWELARWLSRTYYCSLGEALAAMVPSQLRIRAPISSTDSGGPPEAAREPPKPLTPAQQQAWQTIAGALAERSAAGPRPPVVLLHGVTGSGKTELYLHAIASVIAQAQAAIYVIPEIALTPQTIARVQGRFGSQVAVWHSRLTSRQRAIAWQRLAAGRARIVIGARSAVFAPVPSLGLIIIDEEQETTYKQQDVPRYHTREVAVARARCVKAAVLLGSATPSLESFFAATQGRYRLATLPERIEGRPLPRVAVVDLREEMASRRRIGPFSRLLALALQGTVERGEQAMLLLNRRGFARTIQCQACGEVVRCSRCAIPVIYHASAGVLRCHYCNAHYPPPEACPACRKGSLRFRGSGTERVESELHRLFPMASIARMDRDTTAARDSHQRIFEAISQEHVGVVVGTQMIAKGHDFPSVTLVGVISADTSLNLPDFRAGERTFDLLTQMAGRAGRSSRPGQVVIQTYCPTHYAIHAASAHDYGQFYREELAMRRRLALPPFSRLAQLTVLASTRARAEETAERLAAALRQAAKRRRITMIGPAPHRVARLRRTYRMCVLLKGTTTDALTDVLRKVLQPGRKFGGLPVLVDVDPL